TTATCCGGCTCTGTGTTTGTAAGTGTATTGGATAAATCATCATTGATCAATTCAATTGTTTCTATTATTATCATTAATAAAATCAATGATAGGAGCTTGAGCTGTGGAACTGCGCCAATTGGAATATTTCATAGCAGTTTGCAAAGAGCTGCATTTTACGAAGGCGGCCGAGAAGCTTGGCATCTCGCAGCCGACGTTGAGTCTGCAAATTAAAGCATTGGAGAACGAGTTGAATACGCCGCTGTTCGACCGCATTGGGAAAAGAATCGCGTTAACCGAGGCCGGCTCCCTGCTTCTGGAACAAAGCGTCCAGATTCTTCGCCATCTGCAAAATGCCAAGGATTCAATTAACGATCTCCACAACAATGAGGGGGGCACATTAACCGTCGGGGCGCTGCCCTCGGATTTGGATTACCGGATATCCAATCTGTTGATCGATTACCATACCGAACTGCCAAAAATCCGATTGATCGTTATATCTTCGGTAGAAATCCCTAATCTGGTGCTCGAAAATGAAGTCGATATCGGCATTGGTATAACACCGATTCCCGACGACCGGCTTGAGTGGGTACCGTTATGCCGGGAGGAATATACGCTGGTTGTGTCGGAACGCCATGCATGGGCAGAGCGTGCTTCAGTACCCTTAAACGATCTAATGGACCTTCAAACCGTAATGTTTCCCAAAGGCTTTATCGGCAGGGAACTGGTGGACGACTGCTGCCGCAAAAACGGTTTCACCGTTAAGACGATTCTCGAGACCAGTACTGTCACTTCGCTTATCAATCTGGTAAAGGCGAACATCGGAGCGACGGTTCAGCCTTATGCCCTGATCAAATCGATGAACGAGCCAACCTTACGGTGTATCCAAATTACCGGAGGCGCGCCCTATCGGGAGATCGGGGTCATTCACCGCAAGGATCGTTTTCTTGGGCAGGCCGCGAAAGCTTTTATTCAGAAAACGGTCGCTCACTTTAGAACGGGCGGGTGAATTTTTTTGAAATTACCCATTGAACCTCACGTAACGTGATGAAGTATGATTTTTGTTCGGAGGCGATAAAAAGTGTCCTATAAGGTGAAGGAAGTGTCCGAATGGGCGGGTGTCAGCGTGCGCACGCTGCACCACTACGACGAAATCGGCCTGGTTGTCCCCGAAGCGGTCACCGGGTCGGGGCATCGTCTATACTCGGACGGCAACCTCGAACGTTTGCAGCAGGTATTATTTTTCCGGGAGATCGGCTTCTCGCTGCATGAGATCAAGCGGATTATAGAAAGCCCGGATTTCGACCGCAAACGTGCCTTGGCGGCCCACAGGGAGCTGCTGCTTGAGAAGAAGAAGCGGCTCGAAGACATCATCGCTACCGTTGAGTTAACCCTACAAAACGCCGACGGAGGAATGATTATGTCACAAGAGGAATTGTTCAATGGATTTGATATGAAGGATATAGAAGAGCATAAGAGTAAATATACGGCCGAATCGCGGGAGAAATACGGCGATGCGGTGATGGATGCAGTTGAGAGCCGGACCAGTAAATACACGCAGGAGGATTGGGCCAGGATCCACGAGCGGAGCGGACAGACTAACGCCAAGATCATAGCGGCGATGGATCGGGGTCCTGCGGATCCTCAGGTGCAGGAAGGAGTTGCCGAGCTAAGACAGCAGATCACCGATTATTACTACGACTGTACGCCGGAAATCTTTCGCGGCCTCGCCGATTTGTATGTGGATGACCCGCGCTTTACGAAGAACATCGATAAGAACAAACCGGGCTACGCCGCATTTTTGCGGGAGGCGATGATTATTTATTGCGATAATTTGAAGAAACAGGGCTAAAGATGCAGTGTTTAGACAAAAACGTGAGTAAAATTAAAGTGAGCCGCGCGGGGCGCACTTTTTTTGCCTTTAATACACATCAGGACCGTTGACAGCTGTTGGAAAATAATGTAACCTTATGTTGACTGATCAAGTCAGTCATTGTAGGAAAGTTGTTAAGGGTCGCTTTATTGCTGTATCCCACCGGTTCGATTGAGGTAAAATTTTTTGCTTTAAAATTGACTGATTAAATCAATCAAAAAAGGAGCGATAACATGATTTTCAATCAAAAAGAAGGTAGAGCGCTTGTAATTGGAGGCGGCTTTGCCGGATTACTGACTGCGCGAGTGCTTTCGGATTATTACGGAGAGGTTCTCATCGTTGATAAAGACGATTTTCCGGAAAAGCCCGAAGACCGGGCGGGCACACCACAATCTTTTCATCCGCATCGTTTCACGGATCGCGGCAAGATGATTACAACACGCCTCTTTCCAGGTTACGAGGATGATTTGTCGGCAGAGGGGGCTCCCTCGATACTGAATAAAACCGTTTATAACATGAATCAATATGGAAGCATGGAACTGCAATATCCTCAGAATGATTTCAAGTTCAGCAGAGCTTTACTGGAGTGGGTTATTCGCAGGCGCGTTCAACAAATTCCCAATGTTCAATTTCTGCCAAAGCACGATGTGAACCATCTGTTAACCACCCCGAATCAGACGGCTGTGACGGGAATCCAGGTCCGGGAAAGGGGGCCAATGGGGCAGCAGAAAACATTGATGGCCGGTATGGTTGTTGATGCGAGCGGACGTTTCTCCAAGTTGTCTGCATGGCTTCATGATTTGGGTTACGATGTGCCGAGTCCGGATCTTCTGAAAGCCGCTCTTGGATATAGTACCAGACGCTATCGGATTCCACCCCATTTAACACATCTGGAAGAAAAATGGGATACTATCAACATCTCAGGCCAGCCTGCCAATGGGACGTTTACGGGAGTTTTTCAATTATAGAGAATCAGACAGCAGAAGTGGTGCTTTATCGTCCGGGTGGACACTATCCTCCTGTGAGCTCGGAAGAATTCGAACAGGCGGTTGCACAGCTTCCAACTCCGATAATTGCTGAGATCGTTAAGGAGCTTGAACCGATTACCCAGCCTCGGGGTTATCGGGTGCCGGAATTGTACCGTCATCATTATGAACGAATGCAGCGGTGGCCGTCAGGATTGTTAGTTTTAGGAGATGCATACTGCATATATGATCCCATTTTCGGTCAGGGAATGTCGGTTGCTGCGATTGAGGTGGATTGCTGGAATCGTGCTTACATGAACACCGGAATAACCCAAAGCCTCATTTTGAGCAAAGAGTGCTTCAAAAAATACATGATGCGATCGAGCCGGCCTGGTGGCTTAATTGCGCTAATGATTTGCAGTGGGAAGGGGTCGAATATGCGGGATCAGAGCCGCTTCGGGGGATATCTTTTGGCCGCGAATATATGGCCTTGTTTCTCAAACACGCAACTGTTCAACGTAGTTGGGAGTTATATGGACTGTATTGGGCAGTAAACACATTGGAAATATCGCCAAGTGTAATTATGAATGCGCAAATGGTAACGACGGTTCTTACTGCATCGGATGAAGGCAAACAATTACTCGCTAAGCTTTCACAAGACGGCCAGCCATTGGAGGAAGTATTGAATCGGATTGTACCTGACTTCTCCGGAGCTCCTTTTGACCTGAATTCTGTTTCCCGGAATCAAATAGCTACTTAAGAATTAATAATGGTATACTTTATGCAACCATGTACAGGCAAAGGAATGAGAGTCATTGGCGCCATTAAACGAAGAACAACTGCATCAGATCCGGGATGAGCGCAAGGAGCAAATTATGGGGGCAGCCCTTAAGGTCTTCTCCCGCCGGGGCATTATTGGAACTAAAATGAGTATGATCTCGGCTGAAGCCGGCATCAGCCACGGCCTTCTGTATCACTACTTTAAATCAAAAGACGAGCTGTTCACCGCTCTCGTACGGGAGGCCATGGCAGGAGCGAGTGCTGCAATGATTGACGTTTATCATTTGCCGGGCTCGCCGATCGAGAAAATAAGAGCTTTAACGAGCGAAATTCTCGACGAAGAAGGAGCTCCTTATTTCATGCTCATTCATCAGGCGCGCACGTCCGATGGCGTTCCTGAGCAGGCTAAACAGCTTATTGGGCAATATTCCATGGAGACCTTCGTCGCCCAATTGCTGCCGTTATTTACTGAGGGGCAGAAAGCGGGCGAAATTGCGTCAGGCAGTGCCGAGGAACTGATTTCCAGTTATTTATCGGTACTTTCGGGACTAATGATACTGAATACGCAAGACCAGGAAGGTTACCGGGTTCCGAATGTCGACATTTTGCTGCGGATTATAACGCCTTAATAAAAGCGCTTGTTATAGAGAAAGCAATAAGCCAGGTCAGTTATCCGCGGCGCGGTCTGACCTGGCTTATTTGGTTCTTGGAACAGGATCGGCGCACTTTCGGCCAGCTCGTGATCATCAACATTATGCATGTTTGCCTTCGATTTGCCCGAACTGAAAAATCACCTATGAACCGGGAACCTTTCGGCACTCGCGGTTGTCTGTTATGTGGAGGGAGGAGAACCAATGGAAGAAGAGTACCTCAAAAGCATCCTGAAGGTTGATCCGCCTGAGATCGAGACGCTGGTACGCCGGTATTGGCACGACGACTGGCAGTACGCTTTCTTCCTGACGCGCCAAGAGCACCTGGCCGAGGATATTGCCCAAAATACCTTCATTCGGGCGTTCCGTGCGCTCAGCTCGTTCCGGGGACAAAGTGCGGTGAAAACCTGGTTATTCAAGATCGCCCGCAACACCGCGTTCAATTACAAGAGATCAGCCTTCCTCAAAAAGGTTATCCTTATCGAATTTTTCAGCGACACTCGTACCGTATCCTCTGCGGAAGCGGATTATTTCTCGGGCGCTATGACGGATGAGGTATGGGCGGCCGTACTCGGGCTGCCGCAGCACTACCGTGAGATTCTGATTCTGCATGCATTATGGCCTGACATATGCTGAGCTGACTGATCTGCTAGACGTTACCGAAGGTACGGTTAAATCCCGGCTGCACCGTGCGCGCGCCAGATTGGCCAAAGACATGAAGGAGGTGGAATGAAATGCGCAGAGCGACAATGGATGATCACACGGAAATCGCGGAG
This is a stretch of genomic DNA from Paenibacillus sp. sptzw28. It encodes these proteins:
- a CDS encoding MerR family transcriptional regulator; this encodes MSYKVKEVSEWAGVSVRTLHHYDEIGLVVPEAVTGSGHRLYSDGNLERLQQVLFFREIGFSLHEIKRIIESPDFDRKRALAAHRELLLEKKKRLEDIIATVELTLQNADGGMIMSQEELFNGFDMKDIEEHKSKYTAESREKYGDAVMDAVESRTSKYTQEDWARIHERSGQTNAKIIAAMDRGPADPQVQEGVAELRQQITDYYYDCTPEIFRGLADLYVDDPRFTKNIDKNKPGYAAFLREAMIIYCDNLKKQG
- a CDS encoding RNA polymerase sigma factor translates to MHYGLTYAELTDLLDVTEGTVKSRLHRARARLAKDMKEVE
- a CDS encoding TetR/AcrR family transcriptional regulator, with amino-acid sequence MAPLNEEQLHQIRDERKEQIMGAALKVFSRRGIIGTKMSMISAEAGISHGLLYHYFKSKDELFTALVREAMAGASAAMIDVYHLPGSPIEKIRALTSEILDEEGAPYFMLIHQARTSDGVPEQAKQLIGQYSMETFVAQLLPLFTEGQKAGEIASGSAEELISSYLSVLSGLMILNTQDQEGYRVPNVDILLRIITP
- a CDS encoding RNA polymerase sigma factor — encoded protein: MEEEYLKSILKVDPPEIETLVRRYWHDDWQYAFFLTRQEHLAEDIAQNTFIRAFRALSSFRGQSAVKTWLFKIARNTAFNYKRSAFLKKVILIEFFSDTRTVSSAEADYFSGAMTDEVWAAVLGLPQHYREILILHALWPDIC
- a CDS encoding LysR family transcriptional regulator, with product MELRQLEYFIAVCKELHFTKAAEKLGISQPTLSLQIKALENELNTPLFDRIGKRIALTEAGSLLLEQSVQILRHLQNAKDSINDLHNNEGGTLTVGALPSDLDYRISNLLIDYHTELPKIRLIVISSVEIPNLVLENEVDIGIGITPIPDDRLEWVPLCREEYTLVVSERHAWAERASVPLNDLMDLQTVMFPKGFIGRELVDDCCRKNGFTVKTILETSTVTSLINLVKANIGATVQPYALIKSMNEPTLRCIQITGGAPYREIGVIHRKDRFLGQAAKAFIQKTVAHFRTGG